In Brachyhypopomus gauderio isolate BG-103 chromosome 11, BGAUD_0.2, whole genome shotgun sequence, a single genomic region encodes these proteins:
- the LOC143527662 gene encoding dihydropteridine reductase-like has translation MVGYGMAKASVHQLCKSLAGQGSGLPAGVTVVAILPVTLDTPMNRKFMPNADFSSWTPLEYIAETFHSWATGSGRPASGSLIQLVTAGGKTEATPVQ, from the exons aTGGTGGGCTATGGAATGGCCAAGGCTTCAGTCCATCAGCTGTGTAAGAGCCTGGCTGGACAGGGCAGTGGGCTTCCTGCTGGTGTCACCGTGGTGGCCATCCTCCC GGTTACCTTGGATACACCAATGAACAGGAAATTCATGCCCAACGCAGACTTCAGCAGCTGGACGCCGCTGGAATATATCGCTGA AACCTTCCATAGCTGGGCCACTGGGTCAGGGAGGCCAGCCTCAGGCAGTCTGATCCAGCTGGTGACGGCAGGAGGAAAGACAGAGGCCACCCCGGTTCAATAA